Sequence from the Candidatus Eisenbacteria bacterium genome:
GTGCTCCATGAGGACGTGCTCACGGGAGGCTTCGGCGGCGAGATCGCCTCGATCATCGCCGAGCACCACTTCGACTCGCTCGACGCGCCGGTCCGGAGGATCGGCGCCGCCGACACGCCGGTCGGCTACGCCCCCGACCTCGAGGCCGCGATCCTGCCCCAGGTGGACGGGATCACCGAAGCGATCCGGTCGCTGGCCCGCTACTAAGTCTTCGGCCGATCCGCCGCCGGCGCCCGAGCGGCCGGTCCGGCCACCCGCTCCAAGCGCTCCCCCACCCGGCGAACACGACCCTCCTCGATCAGCTTCTCGAGGTGCGCACGCAGGGTTTTGAGGGCAAGCTGCGGCGCGGCGTCCGGCGAATCGGCATAGACCTTGGCGACAAGCTCCTCCTCCCCGAGCGGTCCCTTTTCGAGCGCGCGCAGGACACGCCCCTCCCGGAGCCTTCGATGCTCGATCAGAGTTTGTAGAGCCCGCTCGACCCCCCGGTTCGGAGGGCCATGACCCGGGATGAGCGTCCTCACGTCCATCGAGCGGATCCGCTCCAGGGACGCGATGTAGTCCCGCATGTTGCCCTCGGGCGGATCGATCACCACGGTTCCCAGCCCGGAGACCAGGTCGCCCGCGACGAGGGTCTTCGAGGTCTCCTCGAAGAAAGCCAAGTGGGAGCGCGAGTGCCCCGGCGTCTCGAGCACGCGCACCCGCCGCGGGTGGCGTCCCTGCAACTCGATGACGTCGTCCTCGTGCAGCTCGCGATCGATCCGCGCGCGGTCCTGAACGAGCGGGTGCGCCCAGACAGGGATCCCGTAACGCTCGCGCACGGCCTCGACGCCCGCCAGGTGGTCCCGGTGGCGGTGCGTGAGCGCGATCGCGAGCGGCTTCCTGCCCGGGAGGAGCGCTTCATCGATCACGCGGTAGAGGGCGGCGAGCTCCTCCGGGTCCGCGCTCCCGGGATCCACGATCAGGACATCACCGTCCCCGATCACGACGGCGTTGGTGTGGGTCGCCGGCGGCAGGGTCTCGCTCTTCTGGGGAACCATCGTGATCGCGGGCCGAACGTCGACGTGGCGCGAGGGGACCTCGTTCGCCTCGGGAATCTGATGAAGCCGCGCCGGCAGATCGTGCTGGCCCTCCGCCAGGACGCGGATCGCGTGAAGGGTCGGCATCGCGAGCACGACCCGATCCTCCTCCCAAAGCTGAAGCGCCCGGGACGGCTCGACCCACTCCCCCGACTCGAGCTCACCCGGCCACACGTCGGGGGCCGCGGCAGTCTCCAGTTCCACGAAGAAGAAGTTCGTGTCGAATCGCGCCCGGCTGAAATGAGGCGTCACCCAGCGGCCGCATGGGACGTAGACCGAACGGTCGAGCTTCAACCCCCACGTCCCGACGGTCGGCCAGAACTCGATCTTTCCGTCCAGAAGGTCGCGCCTCACACGCCGCTGTTCTTCGAGCGGCGGGGGCGATCCGCGGAATCCGACGAGCATCCCGGTCTCCTCGAACGTCTCCCGCGCCGCGCAGCGGGCCATCGTTTGCATGTAGGCGTCGGGACCGCCGTCGATCGGTCCGTCCTCGCGCGCGAGGCGGCCGCCGGGAAACGAGTGAAATCCGCCGAGGAACGGGTTCGCCTCCGAGCGCCTCACCCAGAGAAGCTGAAGCGGTTTCCCTCGGTGTATCGCGATGATGCTCGCGGCGGGGCGAAGCGCTGGCGATGCGGGACGAAGCGCTGGACCGCCGCCGCGGTTGTCGCGGCTCATTCGAGCAGGACCGGCGGGAGCGCGCCGCGGAGGGCCCGGATGTGGTCGGGGCCGGTTCCACAGCAACCGCCCACGATCTGCGCGCTGCTCCGGACCCACGCCTGGGCCATCTCGGCGAACCGCCCCGGCGTCATCGCCGGATCGAAGCTCCAGGCGCCGCGCTCGAGATCGGGCGCCCCGGCGTTCGGATAGCAGCCGACCGGGAGATTCGTCGCGCGCGTGATCTCGTCGAGGCACGCGCCCGCGATCTCGGGCGGCGTGCAGTTGACGAGGATCGCGTCGGGCTCGAGCGCTTCGACGGCGTGAACCGCGTCCCCGAGCGCCTCCCCGCTCCAGATCTCCCGCGGGCTCCTGCAGATGAAGCTGACCAGCACCGGGAGCCTGGCCCCCCGGGCCCCGCGGAGCGCGGCGACCGCTTCGGCGACCGAGTTCATCGTCTCGATCAGGAGAAGATCGGCTCCCGCGCGCTGGAGCCGCTCGGCCTGCTCGCGGTGCTCCCGCTCGGCCACCCCGGGCGGCGGGGCGAGCTCGGGCCGGTAGCAATCCTCGAGCGGGGCGATCGAGCCGGCGATCCAGACCTCCCGGTCGAGGCCCGCGCGCTGGCGGGCTTCCCGGCAGAGCGAGATCGCGAGGGCCGTGAGACGGTCCGCCTCCCCCTCCATGCCCGCTTTCAGGAGGGCGCGCGGGGTCGTCCGGAAGGTGTTCGCGGTGAGGATCTCGGCCCCGGCGCGAACGTACTCTTCGTGGATCTGGCGGACCGTGTCGGGAGCGTCCACGAGCGCCTGCGCGCTCCAGAGCGGGAGCCGCGTCGGGACCCCGCGCCGCTCGAGCTCGGTCCCGAGCGCGCCGTCCAGGAGAATGATCTCTCCGCGCGTGAGGCGCGCTGTGAGCGGGTTCTGAGGGATGGTCGTGGTCATCGGCGAGGCGGACTTCCCAGCGCCTCGGGAGGCGTCAGCCTCCCGCGGAGGCTTCGTCCGGCGGGTTGAGCCCATGGAACTGCATCAGCTCCTCGATCACGGCGCGGCGGCGGCGGAGAATCGACGTCATCGACGTGTAGCCGTACCGGAGGAGCTGCTCCCTCTCGGTATAGCTCATGGTGTGGTGGAGGAACATCATCGCCTCGCTCGAGGAGGGCTCGATCCGATAGAGCTTCACGTCGGGATACTCGGCCTGGCAGCGGCGGAACTCCCCGTCGAGGCGCACGCGCGTCTCGATGCGGGATGCCTGATCCTGGATGAACGACATGCCCTTCTCGCGGATGGTCGCGCACTTTCCGTCTCCGCGCGGAAGGCAGACGGTCTGCCGGTCGTTCGAGATATTGACGAGCGGGTTGATGATCAGGATCGTCGAGGCGCCCGCCCGGACCGCGACGTCGATGTGGGCCACCTTCCCGGTCGAGCCGTCGATGTAATCGCGCCCCTCGATCGTGACGGGGCGAAAGAGGAGCGGAATCGCCGAGGAAGCGGCCACGACGTGCGAGATCGGAACCTTGGAGCCTTCGACGTTCGAGAAGATGCGCCGGGTCCCAAGGTCAAGATCGGTCGTCGGGATGTAGAGCTCCTTCGCCAAGTCGTCGAAGGAGTCGGTCTTTCCGTTCGCCTCCAGAACCCGCGAGAAGAACTTCTTGAAGTTGTCGAGCGAGAAGACGCCGGCCGGCAGCCGCTCCTCGACGTAGTGCATGAACTCGAAGGGCGACGGGCGCTGGCCGATCTTCACGCACCGCACGAAGTAGCCCGGGATCGACAGCACGACCCCGAAGAAGGAGCCGAGGATCGCCCAGCGATTCACGTCGTACATGTCGCCGCGCCGGAACTGAAGGGCGGGGTCGGCGTCCGTGAGGAGTCCCCAGTAGATCTTTCGGGCAGGGATTCCCTTGGCGAGCAGGGCGGAGATGGTAGCTCCCGCGCTCACGCCGATGTAGATGTCGAACCCGGTGCTCGAGAAATCAAAGCCGAGGAAGTCGTCCAGGGCGGCAAGGCAGCCGATCTCGTAGAACGCGCCCGAGAGCCCGCCCCCGGAGAGGCTGAGGCAGATCTTCTTTCGGGCCGGGGCCGCGCCCCCACGAGGGCGAAACGCCGCCCAGCCGGACCGTGAGGGGTTCTCGGCCCGGCCGGTCGAGCGGCCGGGATCGCTTTCGGGTGGCGTCATGATCTCCGAGGATACCGGAAAAGCGCGCTCACGATGCGGTCGCTAAGCGCGGGTGCCGCGACGTTCAAGACGGCGAGCCATTGGTTCCGAGCGGGGATGTAGATCTCGGCGGAGTGATGGCGGAGCGCGCGCTCGATTCCGAGAGCAACCTGATCGGTGTCGAGAATCGTCCCCGCCGGTCCGATTCCAAGCGCGCGGTCCCGTCCCGCGCGATCCAGAAACGGGGTCTCGACCGCGGCCGGGATCAGCAAACTCACCCGGATGCCGAGGGGGCGCAGCTCTCGCCGCCATCCCTCCGTCAGGCCGACGAGGCCGAACTTGCTCGCGTTGTAGTAGGAGTAGTAGGGTGCGGCGACCCTTCCGGCGAAGCTCGCCACGTTCACGATCGCGCTTCCGCGGCGGGCCTTGAGCGCGGTGAGCGCGGCGCGCGTCATCCGGATGGCGCCGCGCAGGTTGACGGCGAGCTGCTCCTCGATCTCGTCATCCGTGGCTTCGTCGACCGACCGGAGGTATCCCACGCCGGCGTTGTTCACGAGCGCGTCGATGTGGCCGAAGCGCGAGGTCGTCTCGACGACTGCGCGCAGGGCGTCCACGGTACTGCAGACATCGCCGGGAATCACGAGCGCCTCACCCCCCGCGCCCTCGATCTCCTTTGCCAGAGCGCGCAGCGGGTCCGGGTGCCTTGCGAAGAGGGCCACCCGCGCGCCGCGCCGCGCCAGCCGGAGCGCGGCTGCGCGCCCGATCCCGCCCGACGCGCCGGTCAGGAGGACCGCGCGGCCCTTAAGATTCACTCACCGGACCCCGGCCATCGCCGGCTCGGCCGCTGCTCCGACCGAATCGGACGGCGCTCCGCCAGGCATCAGATGTCGCGTAAACCAGTCGCGCATGACGTGGAGCCGGGCCACGCGGCGCGACGGCGTTCCGCCCCTCGAGAGACCGTGGCTCTCGTCGGGGAAGAGCACCATCTCGACCTCGCGGCGCATCGCCTTCAGCGTCTTGTAAAGAATCTCCGCCTCCGATATCGGGCACCGCTGGTCTTGAAGGCTGTGCGTGATCATGAGCGGCGTCTTGATCTTGTCGGCGTATGCGAGCGGCGACTGCCGCCACAGGGCCTCGGAGGTCATGTTCCAGGGCTCATCCCCGAACTCAGAGGGCGCACCCCCCAGATCGTCGCTCGCCAAGAGGAGGGTGGAGATCGTCGTGACGCAGCGCTGGGTCAGGGCGGCCCGGAACCGCTCCGTGTGCCCGACGACCCAGTTCGTCATGTAGCCGCCATAGGAGCCTCCGGTCACGCCCAAGCGCTCGGGATCGACCTCCGGGTGGCGCTTCAGCGCCTCGTCCACCACGAGCATGAGGTCGTCGAAGGCGGGCCCGCCCCAATCCTTCACGATCGCCTGATTGAAGGCTTCGCCGTAGCCCAGCCCGCCCCTCGGGTTGGAGAAGACGACATAGAAGCCCGCGTTCGCGAACATCTGGAACTCATGGAAGTAGCAGGCGCCCCACTGGACGCGGGGGCCGCCGTGGATCTCGAGGATCATCGGGTGCTTCTTCTTGGGATCCGCGTTCGGCGGTTTGAGGATCCATGCTTGGATCTTGTGCCCTTCCGGCGCGCTCACCCAGAATTCCTCGGGCTGGACGATCGTGAGCGACGCGAAGAGCTCCTTGTTCGGCTCGGTGATCGGCGTCATCGCGCGACGCTTCGGATCGAATCGCGCGATCGTGCCCGCATCCTTGTGTCCGCAGCGGAGGACCACCAGGTCGTCGGCGCCCTTCGACCCGACTAGGCCCATGATCCGGAGCGCCCCCTCGGTGAGACGCTCGGCCTTTCCGCCCGTGGAAGGCGCGGCGTAAAGATGCACGGAGCCGGTGTCCGTCGATTGGAAGTAGACTGTGGACCCGTCGCGGCTCCAGACCGGCCTGGCCGACTCGTGGAAGTCGTTCAGATCGCTGCCCATCACGTCGGCCGAGACGCGGTCGAGGTCGGGCGTCAGATCTCGTGCGGCGCCGCCTTCCGCGGACACGACCCAGACGTGGTGGTTGTACCAGCCCCACCAGTCGTTCTCCTTGGCGTGACCGATGAAGGCGATCCGCTTTCCATCGGGAGACCAGGAGGGGCTCGAGGCCACGCCCGGCTGCGGCGTGAGGTTCTTGGGCTCTCCGCCCGCCGAGGGCATCACCCAGACGTCGGAGACGACGTAGAAGTTGTAGTCGTTGTCCCGGTCCCTGTTCGCCGCGAACGCGAGCCACTTGCCGTCCGGGGACCAGACCGGGGGCTCGTGATCGACCGGGCCCGAGGTCAACGCGCGCACTTCCCGCGTCGCGACGTCGAGCACGTGGATGTGCGAGCGGGCCTGAGGCAGGAATCCCTGTCCGTCGAATTTGTAGCGGAGCCTCGTGATGTGCCGGTAGCTCGGCGGAGGCGGATCCTTCTTCTCGGCCTTCGCGTCCTGCGCCTTCTTCAGAGGCGTGCTTCCGGGCAGGTGCCCCGTCTCGGGCGGATCGCTCGGCGTGTAGACGAACGAGATCCGCCCTCCGTCGGGCGACCAGGCGAGGCCGCCGACACTGCCGTCGAGATCGGTGAGCCGCTCCCCCTCGCCGCCGTCCAACGGCAGGCGGTAGATCTGCGCTCTCTTGTCCTTCCGGTTCGAGACGAACGCGAGCCACCGTCCGTCGGGGCTGAACGCTGCCCCCATGTTCTTGTTCTCGCCGAAGGTGAGGCGGCGCGGCTCGCCGCCCGCCGCCGGAACGAGCCAGAGATGCGATTGATAGTTGTCCTTCTCGGCATCGATCGTCCGGATCGTGTAGACGATCCGCGATCCGTCCGGCGAGACGGTGAGCGCGTCGACGAACTGGATCTGAAAGAGATCCTCCGGTTGAAGCGTGCGTGGGGTGGGCATGGCTCTCTCCTTGGTTTCTATCGCTTGCCCGACTTGAATCGGGCGATCTGTTCCTTCAAATAGTTGTCGGTCGGCGTGAGAGCGAGCGCCTTCGTCTCGACCTCGATCGCCTTCGCGGCGTCACCCATCCGGAAATGAACCTCCGCCAGCGTATCCAGAATCCCGGTCTCCTTCGGCTCGAGCGCGACCGCCCGCTCGGCGGCGGTCAGAGCCTCCGGGAGGTACATGTCGCTCGTGGCGCAGGTCCATGCGAGACCGTTCAAGCTTGAAGCGTCGTTGACCCCGCCGGCGAGCGCCCGGCGCAGCGCCTCCCCCACACGGTCCCGCTCGACCTTCGCGAGATCCCTCCGCCCGATCTTATCGTACGACTCGGCGTACCGGAGGTGTGCCTCCGAGAGCTTCGAAGCCTCGAGGATCTGGAAGACGCGGTGAAGCTCTCGGATCGGCTCCTTGTGATCCTCGACCCGGAGGTCGATGTAGCGTGTCCTGTATTCGGGATAATCCGCGCTCGGGCGCACCACGAGAAGTGCCGCCGACTGCATCCCCCGCTTGTCGCCGCCCGCGGCCTGCCCCGCGTCGAGCGCGGCCAGGAGCCTCGAGGCAAGCTCGCCCTGCGTGGAGAGGAACGCCCGCTCCATGTCCGCGACGACCGCCTCGCCCGCGAGGATGTTTCCCTGGATCGAGTAGCCCCAACCGGTGCGATGGCCCGCCCACGAGGAGCAGTCCTTCCCCGTGTGCGCGGCGCTCCGGCCCTGGACGTCCACGACGCCGACCTGGCGGTGCACGCTTCCCGAGTCGGAGTCGAGGAGGGCGCGGAGCACCTCGGGCGCCGACTTTCCCTGCCGGAGCAGCGC
This genomic interval carries:
- a CDS encoding MBL fold metallo-hydrolase; translated protein: MSRDNRGGGPALRPASPALRPAASIIAIHRGKPLQLLWVRRSEANPFLGGFHSFPGGRLAREDGPIDGGPDAYMQTMARCAARETFEETGMLVGFRGSPPPLEEQRRVRRDLLDGKIEFWPTVGTWGLKLDRSVYVPCGRWVTPHFSRARFDTNFFFVELETAAAPDVWPGELESGEWVEPSRALQLWEEDRVVLAMPTLHAIRVLAEGQHDLPARLHQIPEANEVPSRHVDVRPAITMVPQKSETLPPATHTNAVVIGDGDVLIVDPGSADPEELAALYRVIDEALLPGRKPLAIALTHRHRDHLAGVEAVRERYGIPVWAHPLVQDRARIDRELHEDDVIELQGRHPRRVRVLETPGHSRSHLAFFEETSKTLVAGDLVSGLGTVVIDPPEGNMRDYIASLERIRSMDVRTLIPGHGPPNRGVERALQTLIEHRRLREGRVLRALEKGPLGEEELVAKVYADSPDAAPQLALKTLRAHLEKLIEEGRVRRVGERLERVAGPAARAPAADRPKT
- a CDS encoding homocysteine S-methyltransferase family protein; amino-acid sequence: MGSTRRTKPPREADASRGAGKSASPMTTTIPQNPLTARLTRGEIILLDGALGTELERRGVPTRLPLWSAQALVDAPDTVRQIHEEYVRAGAEILTANTFRTTPRALLKAGMEGEADRLTALAISLCREARQRAGLDREVWIAGSIAPLEDCYRPELAPPPGVAEREHREQAERLQRAGADLLLIETMNSVAEAVAALRGARGARLPVLVSFICRSPREIWSGEALGDAVHAVEALEPDAILVNCTPPEIAGACLDEITRATNLPVGCYPNAGAPDLERGAWSFDPAMTPGRFAEMAQAWVRSSAQIVGGCCGTGPDHIRALRGALPPVLLE
- a CDS encoding SDR family NAD(P)-dependent oxidoreductase, giving the protein MNLKGRAVLLTGASGGIGRAAALRLARRGARVALFARHPDPLRALAKEIEGAGGEALVIPGDVCSTVDALRAVVETTSRFGHIDALVNNAGVGYLRSVDEATDDEIEEQLAVNLRGAIRMTRAALTALKARRGSAIVNVASFAGRVAAPYYSYYNASKFGLVGLTEGWRRELRPLGIRVSLLIPAAVETPFLDRAGRDRALGIGPAGTILDTDQVALGIERALRHHSAEIYIPARNQWLAVLNVAAPALSDRIVSALFRYPRRS
- a CDS encoding S9 family peptidase codes for the protein MPTPRTLQPEDLFQIQFVDALTVSPDGSRIVYTIRTIDAEKDNYQSHLWLVPAAGGEPRRLTFGENKNMGAAFSPDGRWLAFVSNRKDKRAQIYRLPLDGGEGERLTDLDGSVGGLAWSPDGGRISFVYTPSDPPETGHLPGSTPLKKAQDAKAEKKDPPPPSYRHITRLRYKFDGQGFLPQARSHIHVLDVATREVRALTSGPVDHEPPVWSPDGKWLAFAANRDRDNDYNFYVVSDVWVMPSAGGEPKNLTPQPGVASSPSWSPDGKRIAFIGHAKENDWWGWYNHHVWVVSAEGGAARDLTPDLDRVSADVMGSDLNDFHESARPVWSRDGSTVYFQSTDTGSVHLYAAPSTGGKAERLTEGALRIMGLVGSKGADDLVVLRCGHKDAGTIARFDPKRRAMTPITEPNKELFASLTIVQPEEFWVSAPEGHKIQAWILKPPNADPKKKHPMILEIHGGPRVQWGACYFHEFQMFANAGFYVVFSNPRGGLGYGEAFNQAIVKDWGGPAFDDLMLVVDEALKRHPEVDPERLGVTGGSYGGYMTNWVVGHTERFRAALTQRCVTTISTLLLASDDLGGAPSEFGDEPWNMTSEALWRQSPLAYADKIKTPLMITHSLQDQRCPISEAEILYKTLKAMRREVEMVLFPDESHGLSRGGTPSRRVARLHVMRDWFTRHLMPGGAPSDSVGAAAEPAMAGVR
- a CDS encoding DUF1028 domain-containing protein produces the protein MRAITDRPIARAARAARAARAARAASIILFAAAATSLLAPCASATFSIVAYDSVTQEVGVAVQSRAFSVGMAVPWAEAGVGGIATQASTNESFGPMGLALLRQGKSAPEVLRALLDSDSGSVHRQVGVVDVQGRSAAHTGKDCSSWAGHRTGWGYSIQGNILAGEAVVADMERAFLSTQGELASRLLAALDAGQAAGGDKRGMQSAALLVVRPSADYPEYRTRYIDLRVEDHKEPIRELHRVFQILEASKLSEAHLRYAESYDKIGRRDLAKVERDRVGEALRRALAGGVNDASSLNGLAWTCATSDMYLPEALTAAERAVALEPKETGILDTLAEVHFRMGDAAKAIEVETKALALTPTDNYLKEQIARFKSGKR